One stretch of Verrucomicrobiia bacterium DNA includes these proteins:
- a CDS encoding RNA polymerase sigma factor gives MDDEQRAVILRCRQGDHSAFGSLVQMHQRMIHAVTYRMTGSMADAEDLAQETFIQAFQRLESFRGDAAFSSWLYRIAMNLCLNWHKRESRRNRLHEQWEIPENPAESRDVAEPWRVQNALMKLHPKQRAAIVLTIYEGKTHAEAGRILGCSETTVSWRVFSAKQKLKRWLAGKVRDE, from the coding sequence ATGGACGATGAACAAAGGGCTGTGATCCTCAGATGCCGGCAGGGCGATCACTCAGCCTTTGGGTCCCTGGTCCAGATGCATCAACGGATGATTCACGCCGTCACATACCGCATGACAGGGTCGATGGCCGACGCCGAGGACCTGGCGCAGGAAACGTTCATTCAGGCATTCCAGAGGCTGGAGAGTTTTCGGGGTGATGCGGCGTTTTCATCGTGGCTGTATCGAATCGCGATGAACCTTTGCCTCAACTGGCACAAACGCGAGAGCCGGCGGAACAGGCTGCACGAGCAATGGGAAATCCCTGAAAACCCGGCGGAATCCCGCGACGTTGCGGAGCCGTGGCGAGTGCAGAATGCCCTGATGAAGTTGCACCCGAAGCAACGGGCGGCGATCGTCCTGACAATTTACGAGGGCAAAACCCACGCTGAAGCGGGACGCATTCTTGGTTGCTCGGAAACCACCGTTTCCTGGCGGGTATTTTCAGCAAAACAGAAACTAAAGCGCTGGCTGGCGGGAAAGGTCCGCGATGAATGA
- a CDS encoding sigma-54 dependent transcriptional regulator, whose amino-acid sequence MAEQRGNHSEQVRILIVDDDPGQRSLLTSFLRSQGFETDAADSGERALEKLRSSRFDLMISDVRMPGLSGLETLRRARKEHDALPILLVTAFTDVRDAVAAMRDGALNYLAKPIDLDELLTLVQQAVGVSESVTLKYSENKQLPDYVVARSPLTQAVFREASLVAVSDTRVLITGESGSGKEILADVVHAWSTRSKGPIVKVNCAAIPETLLESELFGHEKGAFTGAHAQRIGRFEEATNGTIFLDEIGEMSPQLQAKLLRVTQNGTFQRVGSNREIRTNARLLTATNRNLEELVKSGKFREDLFYRLNVVELHLPPLRERREDILPLASHFIAEFAKGKGRVSEAVATCLERYAWPGNVRELRNAMERAVLLSRSELILPEHLPSKVREAAAQPAPIASPEARQLEEIEREAILEGLRKHGYNRTETARALGISRRALIYKIQRFRNMGIAIDPA is encoded by the coding sequence GTGGCTGAACAACGCGGCAATCATAGCGAACAAGTGCGCATCCTGATCGTGGACGACGATCCGGGGCAGCGCAGCCTGTTGACGTCGTTCCTCAGATCACAAGGTTTCGAGACGGACGCCGCGGATTCCGGCGAACGCGCGCTCGAGAAGCTTCGCAGTTCCCGCTTCGACCTCATGATTTCCGACGTGCGCATGCCGGGATTGTCCGGACTCGAAACACTTCGCCGCGCGCGCAAGGAGCACGATGCCCTGCCGATCCTGCTCGTTACCGCATTTACAGATGTGCGCGACGCCGTGGCTGCGATGCGCGATGGCGCATTGAACTACCTGGCGAAGCCGATTGACCTCGATGAGTTGCTGACCCTGGTGCAACAGGCCGTGGGTGTTTCAGAGTCGGTCACCCTGAAATACAGCGAGAATAAGCAATTGCCGGACTATGTCGTCGCTCGAAGCCCGCTCACGCAGGCCGTTTTCCGCGAGGCATCGCTCGTGGCCGTTTCCGACACCCGCGTGCTTATCACGGGCGAAAGCGGTTCGGGCAAGGAGATCCTGGCCGATGTCGTCCATGCATGGAGCACCCGTTCAAAAGGTCCCATCGTCAAGGTGAACTGTGCCGCGATTCCCGAGACTCTTCTGGAAAGCGAGCTGTTCGGCCACGAGAAAGGCGCTTTCACGGGGGCGCATGCACAGCGGATTGGACGATTCGAAGAGGCGACCAATGGCACGATCTTCCTGGACGAAATTGGCGAGATGTCGCCGCAGTTGCAGGCGAAACTTCTGCGTGTGACACAAAACGGAACGTTCCAACGCGTCGGATCCAACAGGGAGATCCGGACCAACGCACGCCTGCTGACCGCAACCAACCGCAACCTTGAGGAACTCGTGAAGAGCGGGAAATTCCGCGAGGACCTCTTCTACCGGCTGAACGTTGTCGAACTGCATCTCCCGCCCCTTCGCGAACGGCGCGAGGATATTCTCCCGCTGGCCAGTCACTTCATCGCGGAATTCGCCAAGGGCAAAGGACGTGTTTCGGAAGCCGTCGCCACGTGCCTTGAACGTTATGCGTGGCCGGGTAACGTGCGCGAATTGCGAAATGCGATGGAGCGGGCAGTGCTGCTCTCGCGCAGCGAATTAATCCTTCCCGAACACCTCCCATCGAAGGTTCGAGAAGCCGCCGCACAACCGGCGCCGATCGCATCGCCCGAGGCTCGGCAACTGGAGGAAATCGAACGCGAAGCGATCCTCGAAGGGCTCCGCAAGCATGGATACAACCGCACCGAGACGGCGCGCGCCCTCGGCATCAGCCGCCGCGCGTTGATCTACAAAATCCAGCGCTTCCGCAATATGGGAATAGCCATCGACCCGGCCTGA
- a CDS encoding GNAT family N-acetyltransferase: MQLKDVAEVFELGQKIFTAEEWPTLYRSWDDHELALLFSNDAETCLVAESDERIVGFALGRVMEKPRSAWRYGWLLWLGVEPRLKRSGIATRLLKQLTVLFIDRDARIMLVDTAAKNYSALAFFRRNGFGQEIRHVYMSQNLEDHPRYLERRSEAGGGSD; the protein is encoded by the coding sequence ATGCAATTGAAAGACGTCGCGGAAGTATTCGAACTGGGCCAGAAGATCTTCACGGCCGAGGAATGGCCGACGTTGTATCGATCCTGGGATGACCATGAGCTCGCGTTGTTGTTCAGCAACGATGCTGAGACATGTCTCGTCGCTGAATCCGACGAGCGGATTGTTGGCTTCGCGCTTGGCCGCGTAATGGAAAAGCCGAGGAGCGCGTGGCGTTATGGCTGGCTGCTCTGGCTCGGTGTGGAACCGCGCCTCAAGCGCAGCGGCATTGCCACTCGCCTGCTGAAACAGTTGACCGTGCTGTTCATAGATCGGGACGCCCGGATCATGCTGGTTGACACCGCGGCAAAGAATTATAGCGCGCTCGCGTTTTTCCGTCGTAACGGCTTCGGGCAGGAAATTCGACACGTTTACATGTCGCAGAACCTGGAGGATCATCCACGGTACCTCGAACGCAGGAGCGAAGCGGGTGGTGGAAGTGATTGA
- a CDS encoding ABC-F family ATP-binding cassette domain-containing protein produces the protein MLTLSGISKAYGERVLFADATLQVNRNDRIGLVGPNGAGKSTLLSLILGEEEADAGEVILERGVRIGHLPQESMPVADETVIELATASSPEFLKLRRIIKAWDNNHPVEALHPEEIHDDVHDRFNELGGYQLEAKAKQILAGLSFRETDFERPAREMSGGWVMRAHLARLLAMEPDLLILDEPTNHLDLEALIWFQDYLKNYPGAILVISHDREFLNHLVGSIVEIRQSRLMRYRGNYDEYLVQREAAEEQLLAAYKNQQREIASLMDFANRFRAKASKASQAQSKLKQIERMDKIEAPTSDDRKVSFSFPQPQRSGQRVIRLQNIRFGYPLSSASNPGAQGENLIYERLAFEAERGQRIVLVGPNGAGKSTLLKLLGGVLEPQNGIRELGHNVKSGYYSQYRVDMLDLSRTVLEEALDTPSRVTEQFVRTLLGSFLFQGDDVFKRVSVLSGGEKSRLALVKLLLDPPNLLLMDEPTTHLDMSSIDALLYALDQFEGTLIFISHDVYFIRALANHVVHVNAGRLTPYPGGYQYYLDKTRAGSARAALTAGGQGRRIGEPPQRSAVAVTDGLSRKDQKRIEAEQRQARSKERKSQQQAVHQLEKQIQALEQKQSELTAELEKPETYEKPGRANQINRELVDVQSELEELTPKWEAAATRLATLDAG, from the coding sequence ATGCTGACTCTTTCCGGCATTTCGAAGGCTTATGGCGAACGCGTCCTGTTCGCCGACGCCACGCTGCAGGTGAACCGCAACGACCGCATCGGCCTTGTCGGCCCGAACGGCGCGGGCAAATCCACCCTGCTCTCGTTGATCCTTGGGGAGGAAGAGGCGGATGCCGGCGAAGTTATTCTTGAACGCGGTGTTCGCATCGGGCATTTGCCGCAGGAGAGCATGCCTGTCGCAGACGAGACAGTGATTGAACTCGCAACCGCTTCGTCACCCGAATTCCTCAAGCTGCGCCGCATCATCAAAGCCTGGGACAACAACCATCCCGTGGAAGCGCTGCATCCTGAGGAAATCCACGATGACGTGCACGATCGCTTCAACGAGCTGGGTGGTTACCAACTCGAGGCGAAGGCGAAACAGATTCTTGCGGGCTTGAGCTTTCGGGAAACCGATTTCGAACGCCCGGCGCGCGAAATGAGCGGTGGCTGGGTCATGCGCGCGCATCTGGCGCGCCTGCTCGCAATGGAGCCCGACCTGCTGATTCTCGACGAGCCCACCAACCATCTCGACCTGGAGGCGCTCATCTGGTTCCAGGATTACCTGAAGAATTATCCGGGAGCGATCCTCGTCATTTCCCACGATCGTGAATTCCTGAACCACCTTGTCGGGAGCATCGTGGAAATTCGACAAAGCCGCCTGATGCGTTACCGCGGCAACTATGACGAATACCTTGTTCAGCGCGAGGCGGCCGAGGAACAGTTGCTCGCGGCTTACAAGAATCAACAGCGCGAAATCGCAAGCCTGATGGACTTTGCAAACCGCTTCCGCGCCAAGGCTTCCAAGGCGTCGCAAGCGCAAAGCAAATTGAAGCAGATCGAACGGATGGACAAGATCGAGGCGCCCACCAGCGATGATCGAAAGGTGAGCTTCTCGTTTCCCCAGCCGCAACGGAGCGGCCAGCGCGTGATCCGGCTTCAAAACATTCGCTTCGGCTACCCGCTCTCGTCCGCGAGCAACCCGGGCGCACAGGGCGAGAATTTGATTTATGAACGGCTCGCCTTCGAAGCGGAACGCGGACAGCGCATCGTCCTCGTCGGGCCGAACGGCGCCGGGAAATCGACGTTGTTAAAACTGCTGGGCGGCGTGCTTGAACCGCAGAATGGAATCAGAGAACTCGGTCACAACGTGAAATCCGGTTACTACTCGCAGTATCGGGTGGACATGCTCGACCTGAGCCGGACCGTGCTTGAGGAAGCTTTGGACACTCCGTCCCGTGTGACCGAACAATTCGTGCGCACATTGCTCGGCTCGTTCCTGTTTCAAGGTGACGATGTCTTCAAACGCGTGAGTGTCCTGAGCGGTGGCGAAAAGAGCCGCCTCGCTCTGGTGAAGCTGTTGCTCGATCCGCCCAACCTGCTGCTCATGGATGAACCCACGACGCATCTAGACATGTCGAGCATCGACGCGCTGTTGTATGCGCTGGATCAATTTGAGGGAACCCTGATCTTCATCAGCCACGACGTCTATTTCATCCGCGCCCTGGCAAATCACGTGGTCCATGTGAACGCAGGCCGTCTTACCCCCTACCCTGGCGGCTATCAATATTACCTTGATAAAACCCGTGCCGGCTCGGCCCGGGCAGCGCTGACGGCGGGCGGGCAAGGACGCCGGATTGGAGAGCCTCCGCAGCGATCTGCGGTTGCCGTGACCGATGGTCTCTCGCGAAAGGATCAAAAACGAATCGAAGCAGAACAGCGGCAGGCGCGATCCAAAGAACGGAAGTCGCAGCAACAGGCGGTGCATCAGCTTGAAAAGCAAATCCAGGCGCTGGAACAGAAGCAAAGCGAACTGACGGCCGAGTTGGAGAAACCAGAAACGTACGAAAAACCAGGACGCGCCAATCAGATCAACCGCGAACTTGTGGATGTGCAATCAGAACTTGAGGAACTCACGCCGAAGTGGGAAGCAGCGGCGACGAGGCTCGCCACTCTGGACGCTGGATAG
- a CDS encoding SurA N-terminal domain-containing protein produces MFGTIRKHQTWLWVVIIGVMIVSLVIFFNPASDGGGRPSAGQLGNIDGERISRPEYANAEREAMLAYFMSTGEWPSGRSNFDLQRETYIRLFFIKKFKDYNIYVSDEAVAQAANNILSRAGGGRPVPLEEFVKRALMPHATEQDFARYVRHELALQQLLSIVGLPGDLVTPQEARALFTRENQQIVSHALFYSGTNYQTSVAAATPEVLTEFYTNRLHLYELPERVQVHYVTFSASNFLAQADTELFGITNLNEVIEQEYQQRGTNAFPDLAPEQARQKLREERRHDQALLAAYRTAERFMDDLLSRERTPNVEDFLTAARTNNFVVQQTAPFDQENGPDGLDVGPNFAPTAFRLTEEEPLADRPMVGENAVFVIALAKRLPVETQSYDTVKDRVADDYRRTKAVENARRAGSEFSRVLQEGLKAGKTFSELVSQANLRSVAVEPLSIASTNAPQVEAHVPLPQYKQAAFMIEPGTATEFVPTMDGGFIVFVEKLVPLDESRILADLPEYTERFRRARRREAIDAWLQAEASKSLRETPLMQQQQQQQAPAGTGAARS; encoded by the coding sequence ATGTTTGGGACCATTCGTAAACATCAAACTTGGCTGTGGGTCGTGATCATCGGGGTGATGATTGTTTCCCTGGTCATCTTTTTCAATCCGGCCTCAGACGGAGGTGGACGTCCAAGTGCTGGGCAGCTTGGCAACATTGATGGGGAGCGAATTTCCCGTCCCGAATACGCGAATGCCGAACGCGAAGCGATGCTTGCTTATTTCATGAGCACGGGCGAGTGGCCCAGCGGCCGCTCCAATTTTGACCTGCAGCGGGAAACGTATATCCGGTTGTTTTTCATCAAGAAGTTCAAGGATTACAACATCTACGTGAGCGACGAAGCTGTGGCGCAGGCGGCGAACAACATTCTTTCGCGCGCAGGCGGCGGCCGCCCCGTCCCGCTCGAGGAATTCGTCAAGCGGGCGTTGATGCCGCATGCCACCGAGCAGGATTTTGCGCGTTACGTGCGTCATGAGCTTGCGCTGCAACAGTTGCTCTCAATCGTTGGATTGCCGGGGGATCTTGTGACGCCCCAGGAAGCTCGCGCGCTCTTCACGCGCGAAAACCAGCAAATCGTCAGTCACGCGCTGTTCTATTCGGGCACCAATTACCAGACGAGTGTTGCCGCGGCGACCCCCGAGGTCCTGACGGAATTCTACACCAATCGATTGCATCTGTATGAACTGCCGGAACGGGTGCAGGTGCACTATGTGACTTTCAGCGCGAGCAATTTCCTGGCGCAAGCCGACACGGAGCTTTTCGGGATCACGAATCTGAACGAGGTGATCGAACAGGAATACCAGCAGCGCGGAACCAACGCGTTTCCGGACCTCGCCCCCGAACAGGCCAGGCAGAAGCTGCGCGAGGAACGCCGGCACGACCAGGCATTGCTGGCGGCCTACCGAACGGCGGAGCGATTTATGGATGACCTGTTGAGCCGCGAACGCACGCCGAACGTTGAGGATTTCCTTACAGCCGCGCGCACGAATAACTTCGTGGTGCAGCAAACCGCGCCTTTCGACCAGGAGAATGGGCCGGACGGATTGGACGTCGGACCCAACTTCGCTCCCACTGCCTTTCGGTTAACCGAAGAGGAACCGCTGGCTGATCGGCCCATGGTCGGCGAAAATGCGGTGTTTGTGATCGCCCTGGCGAAGCGATTGCCCGTCGAGACCCAGTCCTACGACACCGTGAAGGACCGGGTGGCAGACGACTATCGCCGCACCAAAGCGGTGGAGAATGCGCGACGCGCGGGTTCAGAATTTTCCCGGGTCCTTCAGGAAGGCTTGAAGGCAGGCAAGACTTTCTCGGAACTGGTGTCCCAGGCCAACCTGCGCAGCGTCGCAGTCGAGCCGCTTTCAATTGCATCCACGAACGCGCCGCAGGTGGAAGCGCATGTGCCACTTCCGCAATACAAACAGGCGGCATTCATGATAGAGCCCGGAACCGCCACCGAGTTTGTTCCGACCATGGACGGCGGCTTCATTGTGTTCGTTGAAAAACTTGTTCCACTGGATGAATCCAGGATTTTGGCAGACCTGCCTGAATACACCGAGCGGTTCCGCCGTGCACGCCGCCGTGAAGCCATTGATGCGTGGCTGCAGGCTGAAGCAAGCAAATCGCTGCGCGAGACACCGCTGATGCAGCAACAACAGCAGCAGCAAGCTCCCGCCGGCACCGGGGCCGCGCGTTCCTGA
- a CDS encoding group III truncated hemoglobin: MSEEQTLYARLGGHEGILKLITGFYADVRQDAVIGPIFNTHIPDWPAHLEKIADFWALQAGGPSRYRGGFGAAHLPLNLKPEHFEHWLRLWEFNNARSLPPWEAEQMNQLAHAFARRLFGLTQRQPFAS; this comes from the coding sequence ATGAGCGAAGAACAGACACTGTATGCGCGCCTTGGCGGGCATGAAGGGATCCTCAAGCTGATCACGGGGTTCTATGCGGATGTGCGCCAGGATGCGGTGATAGGGCCGATTTTCAACACCCACATCCCGGATTGGCCGGCGCACTTGGAAAAGATTGCCGATTTTTGGGCGCTGCAGGCGGGAGGGCCTTCGCGATACCGCGGCGGCTTCGGGGCGGCGCATTTGCCGCTGAACCTGAAACCTGAGCACTTTGAACATTGGCTCAGGCTGTGGGAGTTCAACAATGCTCGGTCGCTTCCGCCGTGGGAAGCTGAGCAAATGAATCAACTCGCCCACGCGTTCGCCCGCCGCCTGTTCGGCCTGACCCAGCGGCAACCCTTTGCGTCATAA
- the alaS gene encoding alanine--tRNA ligase — translation MTSKQIRQSFLDFFKSKQHTLVPSSSLMPDSPNLLFTNAGMNQFVPVFLGQKEADVSRWAGAVPGSDTRAADTQKCIRAGGKHNDLDDVGLDTYHHTFFEMLGNWSFGDYFKQEAIEWAWELVVEIWKFPPQRIYATVYNPDKAQNDPSDFDREAWEFWAAKFRSAGLDPAVHIVNGNKKDNFWMMGETGPCGPCSELHVDLTPNGDTKGALVNKGSPQCIEIWNLVFIQFNANPDGTFSPLPSKHIDTGMGFERVTSIMQGTNGLKDFAKARISNYETDIFRPIFDALEKLSGKRYCSTLPGDAGSVDVPAKPAKTSGEAPSKIVEVEAEKAGPRPGPASDLKQVPTDWQSKSTQEQVAIDIAFRVIADHIRTLSFAIADGIQPGNNDRNYVLRRILRRAVRYGRTLGFREPFFYRLVDVLAETMGDVFPEIRAKKKHVQDVIRGEEESFNKTLDRGIELFNEAATGGSVTGEFAFKLYDTYGFPLDLTELMARERGLSVDKDGFERLMEKQRALARAAQKKQVISLSEIETTTPTRFVGFEVLEIPATVLEVVSIKDKTAVILDASAAYAEMGGQVGDTGELRAGTEGWRIANTQKSGNTWLHFLETENGRAEAVPAAGSCVTLSVNALRRRAIERHHSVTHLLHWALHEVVSREASQKGSFVGPDKLTFDFNSQPLTPAQVADIEKLVNERIVENAAVSWTEVPYADVKARKDVMQFFGDKYGDTVRVVQIGGQAKKLDGYSMELCGGTHTRATGEIGLFRIVGESAIAAGVRRIEAVAGLEAYRKAADEVALIKALAAKVNAPLHELDKKIEALLSHQKELEKQIRSGQQREAANIANSLRERVVEINGVPAIIHSLGAVDGDFLQAVVDSLKSSFKGVIVLGGASNGAVALIASVSPEFIAKVQAGKIVQQIAPIVAGKGGGKPDNARGGGKDAAKLDDALAHARTLI, via the coding sequence ATGACGTCAAAGCAGATTCGCCAATCGTTCCTCGACTTCTTCAAGTCGAAGCAGCACACCCTTGTTCCTTCGAGTTCGCTCATGCCCGACTCGCCGAACCTGCTGTTCACCAACGCTGGCATGAACCAGTTTGTGCCTGTCTTCCTGGGCCAGAAAGAAGCCGATGTCAGCAGGTGGGCGGGAGCTGTTCCAGGCAGCGACACGCGGGCGGCCGACACCCAGAAATGCATCCGCGCGGGTGGCAAGCACAATGACCTCGACGACGTGGGACTCGACACCTATCACCACACGTTTTTCGAGATGCTCGGGAATTGGTCTTTTGGAGATTACTTCAAGCAGGAGGCCATCGAATGGGCATGGGAACTCGTTGTTGAAATTTGGAAATTCCCGCCGCAACGGATCTACGCCACGGTTTACAATCCAGACAAGGCGCAAAATGATCCAAGTGATTTCGATCGTGAGGCCTGGGAATTCTGGGCGGCGAAGTTCCGCAGCGCGGGCCTTGATCCCGCCGTGCACATCGTCAACGGCAACAAGAAGGACAATTTCTGGATGATGGGCGAGACAGGCCCGTGCGGTCCATGCTCGGAACTGCATGTGGACCTGACGCCGAACGGCGACACGAAGGGCGCGCTGGTCAACAAGGGAAGTCCGCAGTGCATCGAGATCTGGAACCTGGTGTTCATTCAGTTCAATGCCAATCCCGACGGCACGTTCTCCCCGCTGCCTTCCAAGCACATCGACACGGGAATGGGTTTTGAGCGCGTGACTTCAATCATGCAGGGCACGAACGGATTGAAGGATTTCGCGAAAGCACGGATTTCCAATTATGAGACCGACATTTTCCGGCCGATCTTTGACGCGCTCGAGAAGCTGAGCGGCAAGCGTTATTGCAGCACGTTGCCGGGCGACGCCGGATCCGTGGACGTTCCCGCGAAGCCTGCGAAAACCAGTGGTGAAGCTCCGAGCAAGATTGTGGAGGTGGAAGCTGAGAAGGCCGGCCCGCGTCCAGGCCCTGCGAGTGATCTCAAGCAGGTCCCGACGGACTGGCAAAGCAAATCTACGCAGGAGCAGGTGGCGATCGACATCGCATTTCGGGTGATCGCCGACCATATCCGCACGCTGAGTTTTGCGATCGCTGATGGCATTCAGCCTGGCAATAACGATCGCAACTACGTGCTGCGGCGCATCCTACGGCGGGCTGTTCGCTATGGGCGGACGCTCGGCTTTCGTGAGCCGTTTTTTTACAGGCTCGTCGATGTCCTCGCCGAAACCATGGGCGACGTGTTTCCTGAAATTCGTGCAAAGAAGAAACACGTGCAGGACGTCATCCGCGGAGAAGAGGAGTCTTTCAACAAAACATTGGATCGGGGCATTGAGCTGTTCAACGAAGCAGCGACGGGCGGGAGCGTCACGGGCGAATTTGCATTCAAGTTGTATGACACGTACGGCTTCCCGCTCGATCTCACCGAGTTAATGGCGCGCGAACGGGGGCTTTCTGTCGACAAGGATGGTTTTGAGCGGTTGATGGAAAAACAACGCGCGCTTGCCCGTGCAGCGCAGAAGAAGCAGGTCATTTCGCTATCAGAAATCGAGACGACAACGCCGACGCGTTTCGTCGGGTTCGAGGTGCTTGAGATTCCGGCCACGGTCCTTGAGGTGGTTTCAATCAAGGACAAGACGGCTGTCATTCTCGACGCTTCGGCAGCCTATGCGGAAATGGGCGGGCAGGTGGGAGACACGGGCGAACTGCGGGCCGGCACAGAAGGCTGGCGTATTGCGAATACGCAAAAGTCTGGAAACACGTGGCTCCATTTTTTGGAGACTGAAAATGGCAGGGCGGAGGCGGTTCCCGCGGCAGGCAGTTGCGTGACGCTGTCAGTCAATGCCCTCCGCCGCCGTGCAATCGAGCGTCATCATTCCGTCACGCATCTGCTGCATTGGGCGCTGCACGAAGTCGTCAGCAGGGAAGCTTCCCAAAAGGGTTCCTTTGTCGGACCGGACAAGCTCACCTTCGACTTCAATTCACAGCCGCTCACACCGGCGCAGGTGGCTGATATCGAAAAGCTGGTCAATGAACGCATCGTGGAGAACGCGGCGGTGAGCTGGACGGAAGTGCCCTATGCTGATGTGAAGGCGCGCAAGGATGTGATGCAGTTTTTCGGCGATAAATACGGCGACACAGTTCGCGTCGTGCAGATCGGCGGCCAGGCGAAAAAGCTCGACGGTTATTCGATGGAACTTTGCGGCGGTACGCACACTCGCGCGACGGGGGAAATCGGATTATTTCGCATCGTTGGGGAAAGCGCGATTGCAGCCGGGGTGCGGCGCATCGAGGCTGTTGCAGGGTTGGAAGCGTATCGCAAGGCGGCGGATGAAGTTGCGTTGATCAAGGCCCTCGCGGCGAAAGTGAACGCACCGCTTCACGAACTGGACAAGAAGATTGAAGCCCTGCTTTCGCATCAGAAGGAATTGGAAAAGCAGATTCGGTCGGGCCAGCAGCGCGAAGCTGCAAACATCGCCAATAGCCTCCGCGAGCGCGTTGTCGAGATCAATGGCGTGCCGGCAATCATCCACAGCCTGGGAGCCGTCGATGGCGACTTCTTGCAGGCTGTAGTGGATTCACTCAAATCGAGCTTCAAGGGCGTGATCGTGCTTGGAGGCGCCAGCAACGGCGCCGTGGCACTGATCGCTTCGGTTTCGCCGGAGTTCATCGCAAAGGTGCAGGCGGGAAAAATAGTGCAGCAGATTGCCCCGATTGTGGCAGGCAAGGGGGGAGGGAAGCCGGACAACGCGAGGGGTGGAGGCAAGGACGCGGCGAAGCTCGACGACGCTTTGGCGCACGCGCGGACACTGATCTGA
- a CDS encoding RluA family pseudouridine synthase: MEPLIKLSSPGTREFWEIPVRFEDEHLLAVDKPSGLLTSPDRYDPDRPNLMKLLHAGITAAKPWAKERGLDYLMNAHRLDFETSGIILLAKSKPVLVQLANLFGSEKPLKKYVALVRGAPAQDEVEIDQKLAAHPTRIGLMRVDPKNGKRSRTVVHVMEKFSRFTLLRCEPLTGRTHQIRVHLRHLGLPIVGDSLYGGKALYLSSLKKNYVLKPGKEERPLMGRVALHAEQLELTHPVTGETVVMQSPLPKDFTVTIKYLRQFGMTPG, from the coding sequence GTGGAACCGTTAATCAAACTGTCGTCGCCGGGTACCCGGGAGTTCTGGGAAATTCCGGTCCGGTTCGAAGACGAGCACCTCCTCGCCGTGGACAAGCCGAGCGGCCTGTTAACGTCGCCCGACCGTTACGATCCCGATCGTCCGAACTTGATGAAGCTCCTGCACGCGGGTATCACCGCGGCCAAACCGTGGGCAAAGGAGCGCGGGCTCGATTACCTGATGAATGCCCACCGCCTCGACTTCGAAACGAGCGGCATCATTCTTCTAGCCAAGAGCAAACCAGTCCTGGTGCAGTTGGCAAACTTGTTCGGCTCGGAGAAGCCGCTGAAGAAGTATGTGGCTCTGGTGCGGGGCGCTCCCGCGCAGGACGAGGTGGAGATCGACCAGAAACTCGCAGCGCACCCAACGCGGATCGGTCTGATGCGCGTCGACCCGAAAAACGGAAAACGATCACGCACGGTGGTTCATGTGATGGAAAAGTTCAGCCGCTTTACGTTGCTTCGTTGCGAGCCGCTGACTGGCCGGACCCATCAGATTCGCGTTCACCTCCGCCACCTCGGATTGCCGATTGTCGGCGATTCACTCTACGGGGGGAAGGCGCTGTACCTATCGAGTTTGAAGAAGAATTACGTCCTGAAGCCTGGAAAAGAAGAACGCCCCCTGATGGGGCGAGTGGCCCTTCATGCGGAGCAACTGGAACTGACGCATCCTGTGACGGGCGAAACTGTCGTGATGCAATCGCCCCTGCCCAAGGATTTTACCGTCACGATCAAGTATCTGCGCCAATTCGGGATGACGCCGGGCTGA